In Eubalaena glacialis isolate mEubGla1 chromosome 4, mEubGla1.1.hap2.+ XY, whole genome shotgun sequence, one DNA window encodes the following:
- the TIMM13 gene encoding mitochondrial import inner membrane translocase subunit Tim13: protein MEGGFGSDFGSSGGGKLDPGLIMEQVKVQIAVANAQELLQRMTDKCFRKCIGKPGGSLDNSEQKCIAMCMDRYMDAWNTVSRAYNSRLQRERANM, encoded by the exons ATGGAGGGTGGCTTCGGCTCGGATTTCGGGAGCTCCGGTGGCGGGAAGCTGGACCCCGGGCTTATCATGGAGCAGGTGAAGGTGCAGATCGCCGTGGCCAACGCGCAAGAGCTGCTGCAG AGGATGACGGACAAGTGCTTCCGGAAGTGCATCGGGAAGCCGGGGGGCTCCCTGGACAATTCGGAGCAG AAGTGCATCGCCATGTGCATGGACCGCTACATGGACGCCTGGAACACCGTGTCCCGTGCCTATAACTCGCGGCTGCAGCGGGAACGAGCCAACATGTGA